Proteins encoded in a region of the Trypanosoma brucei gambiense DAL972 chromosome 4, complete sequence genome:
- a CDS encoding variant surface glycoprotein (VSG, atypical) has protein sequence MQVQRTTKEVLHKAVAAAVPVLFMMLMRCGKAQTITEPSSDKVTNLCTEAKYTEYLANHIVAEAEEPEHAISIMQIYGEAWNLLAASTNQTDKRAATYALATYMSSAATQAKQLQSGKYRAAVLAATYLQRRSALTRTLQAMRVKGRSGAGQVNKQVGVGASCSHKETPTLRYEGDCGRSGNVNIYPESIAVNLRTATHIKLLNSSKLRPLALEHSVNVQGLSSWEETKVKAEGCRAVSGNGYYAEFVASTKESDIGSTVAPIRIFTGGNASANCAVLENAKMKSEKDNDLLINKICNYIKKPDPHIINVSSLTPAMLANTTAVRVAFRSFIHAATGKAPSDGEIEFQLKTFTDGTSNTSQETS, from the coding sequence ATGCAAGTTCAACGCACTACCAAAGAAGTGTTGCACAAAGCTGTTGCAGCAGCCGTGCCCGTTTTATTCATGATGCTGATGAGGTGTGGCAAGGCGCAAACAATCACAGAACCTTCCTCGGACAAAGTGACAAACCTCTGTACAGAAGCTAAGTATACAGAATATTTGGCGAATCACATCGTAGCGGAGGCAGAAGAGCCGGAACACGCAATATCCATCATGCAAATTTATGGAGAAGCATGGAATCTCCTTGCCGCAAGCACAAACCAAACAGACAAGCGTGCCGCGACATACGCCCTTGCCACGTACATGTCCAGTGCAGCGACACAAGCAAAGCAGCTCCAAAGTGGGAAATACAGAGCAGCAGTCCTGGCCGCCACCTACCTGCAACGGAGGTCAGCGCTAACGCGCACGTTACAAGCGATGCGAGTGAAGGGGAGATCAGGAGCGGGGCAAGTAAATAAACAAGTAGGCGTCGGCGCATCATGTTCACACAAGGAAACACCGACTTTAAGATACGAAGGCGATTGCGGGAGAAGCGGTAATGTCAACATCTATCCAGAATCAATTGCCGTAAATTTAAGGACAGCGACGCACATCAAACTGTTAAATAGCAGCAAGCTAAGGCCGCTGGCGTTAGAGCACTCAGTTAATGTGCAAGGGCTTTCGTCgtgggaagaaacaaaagttaAAGCCGAAGGATGCAGGGCCGTGTCAGGAAACGGCTATTATGCTGAATTTGTAGCGTCAACGAAAGAAAGTGATATAGGCAGCACCGTAGCACCGATTAGGATATTTACTGGCGGCAATGCGAGCGCAAATTGCGCTGTGCTAGAAAACGCCAAGATGAAATCAGAAAAGGATAACGACCTACTGATCAACAAAATATGCAACTATATTAAAAAACCTGATCCTCATATCATAAACGTATCGAGCCTAACGCCTGCCATGTTAGCAAACACAACTGCAGTCCGAGTGGCGTTCAGAAGCTTCATTCATGCAGCAACCGGTAAAGCACCTAGCGACGGCGAAATCGAGTTTCAACTAAAAACCTTTACGGATGGGACAAGCAACACTTCACAAGAGACTTCATAA
- a CDS encoding variant surface glycoprotein (VSG, atypical),(fragment) gives NCAVLENAKMKSEKDNDLLINKICNYIKKPDPHIINVSSLTPAMLANTTAVRVAFRSFIHAATGKAPSDGEIEFQLKNLYGWDKQHFTRDFITILKTKNVTYHTDSGFVTETFLDAAKNENAHKVLIYLKGQRAVAQEAKQAQTDESEIYKTVCGGEGQEECKLDEKKDMEKSNETQMRKWPKALQWMMARQGGNCKTIQQDDCKGDCTWDEGACDGAVGISASMNIPLFMAFLLLA, from the coding sequence AATTGCGCTGTGCTAGAAAACGCCAAGATGAAATCAGAAAAGGATAACGACCTACTGATCAACAAAATATGCAACTATATTAAAAAACCTGATCCTCATATCATAAACGTATCGAGCCTAACGCCTGCCATGTTAGCAAACACAACTGCAGTCCGAGTGGCGTTCAGAAGCTTCATTCATGCAGCAACCGGTAAAGCACCTAGCGACGGCGAAATCGAGTTTCAACTAAAAAACCTTTACGGATGGGACAAGCAACACTTCACAAGAGACTTCATAACAATTCTGAAGACAAAGAACGTGACGTACCACACTGACTCAGGATTCGTAACTGAGACATTTCTTGATGCAgctaaaaacgaaaacgcaCACAAGGTACTGATCTATCTAAAAGGTCAAAGAGCGGTGGCACAAGAAGCAaagcaagcacaaacagACGAGAGCGAAATCTACAAGACGGTCTGCGGAGGTGAGGGCCAAGAGGAGTGCAAAttggatgaaaagaaagacatggAGAAATCAAACGAAACTCAAATGCGGAAATGGCCTAAAGCACTCCAGTGGATGATGGCACGACAAGGAGGAAATTGCAAAACAATACAGCAGGACGATTGTAAAGGCGACTGTACATGGGATGAGGGAGCTTGTGACGGCGCAGTTGGAATTTCTGCTTCGATGAATATTCCTCTGTTCAtggcatttttgcttctagcgTAA